A genome region from Armatimonadota bacterium includes the following:
- the hisB gene encoding imidazoleglycerol-phosphate dehydratase HisB, whose amino-acid sequence MPSRKAELERKTKETEIKVSLDLDGSGESNIHTGIGFFDHMLTALAKHGLFDLQVQAKGDLEIDPHHTIEDVGILIGKAIDKALGNKVGIARYGWAIVPMDEALVLTSIDLSGRGLLCYDVVIEQEKIGTMDSILIPEFFESVARNAGITLHIRKLSGEDPHHTAEAVFKSFAKALEAATRISERIHGVPSTKGVL is encoded by the coding sequence ATGCCCAGCCGAAAAGCAGAGTTGGAGCGGAAAACAAAAGAAACTGAGATCAAGGTAAGCCTAGACCTTGATGGTAGCGGAGAATCAAACATCCACACAGGGATAGGATTTTTTGACCACATGCTTACAGCACTGGCAAAACATGGCTTATTTGATTTGCAAGTACAAGCAAAGGGCGACCTAGAAATTGACCCGCACCACACAATCGAAGACGTTGGTATCCTTATTGGGAAAGCCATAGACAAGGCGCTCGGCAATAAGGTTGGAATAGCAAGATACGGCTGGGCGATCGTGCCAATGGACGAAGCCCTGGTGCTAACATCCATTGACCTAAGCGGGCGTGGCCTCTTATGTTATGATGTTGTCATTGAGCAAGAAAAAATTGGCACGATGGATTCAATCTTAATTCCCGAATTTTTTGAGTCAGTCGCTCGCAATGCCGGCATAACTTTGCACATTCGCAAGCTTTCCGGTGAAGACCCACACCACACAGCCGAAGCAGTTTTTAAGTCTTTTGCCAAAGCGCTTGAAGCCGCGACACGAATCAGCGAGCGAATCCATGGGGTGCCTTCAACAAAAGGCGTGCTATAG
- the hisA gene encoding 1-(5-phosphoribosyl)-5-[(5-phosphoribosylamino)methylideneamino]imidazole-4-carboxamide isomerase has translation MIIIPAVDIRNGKCVRLLQGDFDRETVFSDDPIAMAEHWASLGAERLHVVDLDGARTGSPQNVEVIARIVRTLKIPVQLGGGIRTFEIARKMLDLGLDRIIIGTTAALDSNLAEEMFRKFGERAILGLDARDGYVATHGWQGSTNLKAVEFARHMESLGARRIIYTDIKRDGMLEGVNITAMEEMARAVSIPVIASGGVSSIADIKQLKNLESIGIEGVIVGKALYTGAIDLRKAIAVAKSG, from the coding sequence ATGATTATTATTCCTGCCGTCGACATACGAAATGGAAAGTGCGTAAGGCTTCTTCAAGGAGATTTCGACCGTGAGACAGTGTTTTCGGATGACCCAATAGCGATGGCTGAGCACTGGGCATCTCTCGGGGCCGAGCGCTTGCATGTTGTTGATTTGGACGGCGCAAGAACCGGCAGTCCGCAAAATGTCGAGGTTATCGCCCGCATTGTTCGAACGTTGAAAATTCCAGTTCAACTAGGTGGCGGCATTCGAACTTTTGAAATTGCGCGCAAAATGCTCGACCTTGGTCTTGACCGCATTATAATCGGCACTACCGCGGCGCTTGACAGCAACCTTGCAGAGGAAATGTTCCGCAAATTTGGAGAACGTGCAATCCTCGGCTTGGACGCCCGCGATGGCTATGTCGCTACTCATGGATGGCAGGGTAGTACAAACCTAAAAGCTGTCGAATTTGCTAGGCATATGGAATCGCTGGGCGCACGGCGGATTATTTATACCGATATCAAGCGCGACGGGATGCTTGAGGGCGTAAATATAACTGCAATGGAAGAAATGGCTCGAGCAGTTAGCATACCCGTCATTGCATCTGGCGGCGTCTCAAGCATTGCCGATATTAAGCAACTCAAAAACCTCGAATCCATCGGCATCGAGGGCGTTATTGTTGGCAAGGCGCTATATACTGGTGCGATTGACCTAAGGAAAGCTATTGCCGTTGCCAAGTCGGGCTAA
- a CDS encoding HAD hydrolase-like protein: protein MIDNRTSKVIGDYKIIGTKAGETLIHHDSVKYLSSIDGIIFDVDGVLIDVRESIQLAHGRVAEIYFGMLGWTDCEGMITPEDVDAFKLARGFNSDWDLATAWVLLYLLKSVRYSSTKGSELRSKPPTIMDFTACVAKLGGGLENARKVLQKLASQEEWDVLSAWSDRKLLEKVFQETYSGDLCPEVYGYKATIVEGLGLIHRDRCILNKQLVPNGLKLGIATGRTLGETITGLRLMGLSDLFPPAVLVTEDDHLWKPNPEVLRLAVERTGCKLPMYVGDTPDDLATVRNYKDLGYEIASCAVLTGLSDPNLREVFISQRADMVADNVNAALLALSMLL from the coding sequence GTGATTGACAACAGAACAAGCAAGGTAATTGGAGACTATAAAATAATTGGAACAAAGGCTGGAGAAACGCTAATCCATCATGACTCAGTGAAATATTTATCAAGTATAGATGGGATTATTTTCGACGTAGACGGGGTGCTCATAGATGTAAGAGAATCTATCCAGCTAGCGCACGGAAGAGTCGCTGAGATTTACTTTGGCATGCTTGGTTGGACCGATTGCGAAGGCATGATTACCCCAGAAGATGTGGATGCCTTTAAACTCGCTCGCGGTTTCAACAGCGACTGGGATCTTGCCACAGCGTGGGTATTGCTTTACCTACTAAAAAGCGTGCGATATTCGAGCACTAAGGGGTCTGAACTAAGAAGCAAGCCGCCAACAATTATGGATTTCACTGCATGTGTGGCAAAACTTGGCGGCGGATTGGAAAATGCTCGAAAGGTATTACAAAAACTTGCCTCGCAAGAGGAATGGGATGTGCTTTCGGCTTGGTCTGACAGAAAGCTACTTGAAAAGGTATTCCAGGAAACCTACTCTGGTGATCTCTGTCCAGAGGTATACGGATACAAAGCAACGATAGTCGAAGGATTGGGATTGATTCACCGTGACCGGTGCATTCTAAATAAACAGCTAGTGCCAAATGGGTTAAAGCTGGGGATTGCTACTGGGCGTACCCTTGGCGAAACTATCACGGGACTTCGGCTGATGGGCCTGTCCGATTTGTTTCCGCCTGCAGTGCTCGTAACAGAGGACGACCACCTTTGGAAGCCCAATCCCGAAGTACTCAGGCTTGCAGTCGAACGTACAGGCTGCAAACTTCCAATGTACGTAGGCGACACTCCAGACGACTTGGCTACCGTTCGCAACTATAAAGATTTGGGTTATGAAATAGCATCTTGCGCGGTGCTGACGGGTTTGAGTGACCCAAACTTGCGTGAAGTTTTCATCAGCCAAAGGGCCGATATGGTAGCAGATAACGTGAACGCCGCCCTCTTGGCATTAAGCATGTTACTATAG
- a CDS encoding DUF134 domain-containing protein — MPRPRICRCVRALPIVDHFHPCGRPSSGQVILGVEELEALRLADLEGKTHEEAAGAMRVSRQTFGRIVESARAKVADALVSGKSIVIRGGVYEMAKREFKCVDCGYVWEVPFGTPKPDGCPKCNGVNIHRVGAPRIARRGPAWCCCCMEESNKP; from the coding sequence ATGCCTAGGCCAAGAATTTGCAGATGTGTTCGAGCGCTTCCGATTGTAGACCATTTTCACCCCTGCGGGAGGCCGTCCAGCGGGCAAGTAATTCTCGGAGTGGAGGAGCTTGAGGCCCTCAGGCTTGCAGATCTTGAAGGCAAGACACACGAAGAAGCCGCTGGTGCTATGAGAGTCTCCCGCCAGACGTTCGGGCGTATTGTTGAATCGGCCAGAGCAAAAGTTGCAGATGCACTTGTGAGCGGGAAAAGTATTGTAATCCGGGGAGGCGTGTACGAAATGGCAAAGCGCGAGTTTAAATGTGTAGACTGCGGTTATGTATGGGAAGTTCCTTTTGGAACGCCAAAGCCCGATGGGTGTCCAAAGTGCAATGGTGTGAACATTCACAGAGTTGGTGCACCACGAATAGCAAGGCGCGGCCCAGCGTGGTGTTGTTGCTGCATGGAGGAGTCAAATAAGCCGTAA
- a CDS encoding sugar phosphate isomerase/epimerase, producing MKIGVSSYSWARYLREGKLDIFGVIKETAAMGFDGIEFSGLNAPEGTTDLVDFAKKIKEACAEAGLPIISYTIGADFLNAQGGWEAEVERLKGEVDIAAVLGAPRMRHDATRGPAPERLSTWDFFQVLPILERGCRAVTEYAADKGIKTMVENHGRFVQDSDRCEALMIAVNHPNFGALVDIGNFICADDDPVRAVTRMSPYAFHVHAKDFHRKPGYEDPGRGWGRSRGGDLYRGAIIGHGNIDVRGCIAALKSAGYDGYLSIEFEGMEDNHLALEIGLENLRRYVAAVEQP from the coding sequence ATGAAAATTGGGGTTAGTTCATACAGCTGGGCGCGCTATCTTAGAGAGGGCAAGCTGGATATTTTTGGCGTCATTAAGGAAACTGCCGCAATGGGGTTCGATGGCATTGAGTTCTCAGGGCTTAATGCGCCGGAGGGAACTACTGACCTTGTGGATTTTGCAAAAAAAATCAAAGAAGCTTGCGCTGAGGCAGGGCTTCCTATCATAAGCTACACAATTGGCGCGGACTTTTTAAATGCACAGGGCGGTTGGGAAGCAGAGGTCGAGCGGTTGAAGGGCGAAGTGGATATTGCCGCCGTCCTTGGCGCACCTCGCATGCGACATGATGCCACGCGCGGACCTGCGCCTGAGCGTTTAAGCACATGGGACTTTTTCCAGGTGCTTCCAATTCTTGAGAGAGGTTGCAGAGCCGTTACCGAATACGCGGCGGATAAGGGTATCAAGACGATGGTTGAGAACCATGGACGGTTTGTGCAGGATAGCGATCGGTGTGAGGCGCTAATGATTGCTGTTAATCATCCTAACTTTGGTGCGCTTGTAGATATCGGGAACTTTATTTGCGCTGACGATGACCCCGTGCGTGCAGTCACTCGGATGTCTCCCTATGCATTCCATGTTCACGCCAAGGATTTTCATAGAAAGCCTGGATATGAAGACCCTGGCCGAGGGTGGGGACGCTCGCGAGGAGGCGATCTATATCGGGGCGCAATAATTGGCCATGGAAATATAGATGTCCGCGGGTGTATTGCTGCTCTTAAATCGGCTGGGTACGATGGCTACCTTTCGATTGAATTTGAGGGTATGGAAGATAATCACCTTGCCCTAGAAATTGGCCTTGAGAACCTGCGAAGGTACGTCGCTGCCGTCGAACAACCATAA